The Pelobates fuscus isolate aPelFus1 chromosome 2, aPelFus1.pri, whole genome shotgun sequence genome has a segment encoding these proteins:
- the MSH6 gene encoding DNA mismatch repair protein Msh6 has product MAKQSTLFSFFAKSPPISSTTKSKSREVSASPTEADLPSSTAGRKSSSSSPKEGARDRVCGVQSNGGKAPRSATPSIVCEFTPGDLVWAKMAGHPWWPSLVYNHPKSDTHLRGKGKSLHVHVQFFDENPTRGWIGVKYMKPFLGSTAVEVQKGGMFFSTKPELRKSMVMADDAMKKDKEKRLELVVCTDTSDSEEEMEVDDDLSVSDEEPAEIQTKRQESKSSGKPKRRRIMVQSDSDDDKDSGDEFKPEAKDISASTDEASSGVDENELSEPSTDTEVDSPIKVPLKRKRGKAENVSRKSLQKDVSETPKRTPNVSVEAKLKLSSFSAPENFESQANASVTGSVSVWDHEKLDWLQDGRRKDLKRKKQNDPDYDPSTLYVPDDFLNKCTPGMRKWWQLKSENFDSVIFYKVGKFYELYHMDAVIGVNELGLTFMKGAWAHSGFPEIAFGRFSDVLVQKSFKVARVEQTETPEMMEARCKSMSHPSKFDKVVRREICRIITKGTQTYSVLDGEPSESHSKYLLCFKEKIDSSGQQRVYGVCFVDTSMGKFHIGQFDDDRHCSRFRTLVAHFPPVQILFEKGNPSIDTKKVLKSCVSTSIQEGLQTVSQFWDASKTLKILAEEAYFAKQSKHDDDNSTLPPVLKSMISESDSLSLTPGEKSELALSALGACIFYLKKCLIDQELLSMANFEEYIPVDKNIEKSLSSSSFFAKTSQRMVLDGVTLANLEILQNGTNGSAEGTLLEKLDTCFTPFGKRLLKQWLCSPLCNPSSINDRLTAVEDLMAIPEKVSEINELLKKLPDLERLLSKIHSIGSSLKSQNHPDSRAVMYEETTYSKKKIADFLSTLEGFKVMREVINIMDDALGDFKSNILRQVVGLKNKTSKGLFPDLSAELKRWDTSFDHEKARKTGVITPKAGFDSDYDEALKDIKAAEQNLNEYLEKQRKRLGCKSIVYWGTAKNRYQMEIPESFTERNLPEEFELKSTKKGYKRYWTKTIERLFGDLVNAEERRDAALKDCMRRLFYNFDVNYKEWQTAVECFAVLDVLLSLSQYSKGGDGPVCRPIILLPDDTSPFLELRGSRHPCITKTFFGDDFIPNDIVIGCRDEEDSDNSEAHCVLVTGPNMGGKSTLLRQAGLLVVMSQLGCYVPAEICRLTPVDRVFTRLGASDRIMSGESTFFVELSETSSILQHATEHSLVLLDELGRGTATFDGTAIASAVVKELSESVKCRTLFSTHYHTLVDDYSYTPSVRLGHMACMVENECEDPSQENITFLYKFIGGACPKSYGFNAARLANIPDEIIKAGHKKAKEFERVTVSLKLFREIYLLLEKPFNGPALHKLLERI; this is encoded by the exons AAAGTGACACTCACCTGAGGGGAAAGGGGAAATCTCTCCATGTTCACGTGCAGTTTTTTGACGAGAACCCAACTAGGGGATGGATCGGTGTAAAATACATGAAGCCTTTTTTAG GTTCCACAGCTGTAGAAGTCCAAAAGGGTGGAATGTTTTTCAGTACCAAACCTGAATTGAGAAAATCTATGGTAATGGCTGACGATGCTAtgaaaaaagacaaagaaaaacgTCTTGAATTGGTGGTGTGTACAGACACTTCGGACTCAGAGGAAGAAATGGAG GTAGACGATGACTTGTCTGTAAGTGATGAGGAACCAGCAGAAATACAAACAAAGAGACAGGAAAGCAAAAGTAGTGGAAAACCCAAAAGAAGGAGAATTATGGTCCAGTCGGACAGTGACGACGACAAGGACTCTGGCGATGAATTCAAACCTGAAGCGAAGGATATAAGTGCAAGCACTGATGAAGCCAGTAGTGGAGTGGATGAAAATGAGCTCTCCGAACCTAGTACGGACACTGAAGTGGATAGCCCCATTAAAGTTCCATTGAAACGTAAACGAGGGAAAGCTGAAAATGTCTCGAGAAAGAGTTTGCAAAAGGATGTCTCCGAAACGCCGAAAAGAACACCAAATGTTTCTGTTGAGGCAAAGCTGAAGTTGTCCTCTTTTTCTGCTCCTGAAAACTTTGAGTCTCAGGCGAATGCCTCGGTGACTGGTAGTGTTTCTGTGTGGGATCATGAGAAGTTAGACTGGCTTCAAGATGGCAGGAGAAAAGATCTGAAacgaaaaaaacaaaatgatCCAGATTATGACCCATCCACACTGTATGTCCCTGATGATTTCCTTAATAAATGCACTCCGGGGATGAGAAAATGGTGGCAGCTGAAGTCTGAGAACTTTGATTCGGTTATCTTCTATAAGGTTGGCAAGTTTTATGAATTGTACCACATGGACGCTGTTATTGGTGTCAATGAGTTGGGCTTGACATTCATGAAAGGAGCTTGGGCTCACTCTGGATTTCCAGAGATTGCTTTTGGACGTTTTTCTGATGTTCTTGTACAAAAAAGTTTCAAAGTAGCAAGGGTGGAGCAGACGGAAACTCCTGAGATGATGGAAGCACGCTGTAAGTCCATGTCACATCCAAGTAAATTTGACAAGGTGGTAAGAAGAGAAATATGCAGGATAATTACCAAgggaacacagacatacagtgtttTAGATGGCGAGCCATCAGAAAGCCATAGTAAGTACCTTCTTTGCTTCAAGGAAAAAATAGACTCTTCTGGTCAGCAGAGAGTATATGGTGTTTGTTTTGTTGATACTTCCATGGGAAAATTTCATATTGGGCAGTTTGATGATGATCGGCACTGTTCTAGGTTTCGGACATTGGTAGCCCATTTTCCCCCAGTTCAAATTTTGTTTGAGAAGGGAAACCCTTCTATAGACACTAAGAAAGTCCTTAAAAGCTGTGTGTCTACTTCCATTCAAGAAGGCTTGCAAACAGTATCTCAGTTTTGGGATGCATCCAAAACACTAAAGATTTTAGCTGAAGAAGCATATTTTGCAAAACAAAGTAAGCATGATGACGACAATAGCACATTACCACCAGTTCTTAAATCCATGATATCCGAAAGTGATTCTTTATCACTAACTCCTGGTGAAAAAAGTGAACTTGCACTATCTGCCCTAGGAGCCTGTATATTTTACCTTAAAAAATGCCTTATTGATCAGGAACTGCTGTCCATGGCAAACTTTGAAGAATACATTCCTGttgataaaaatatagaaaaatcactGAGTTCAAGCAGCTTCTTTGCTAAAACAAGCCAACGTATGGTCCTTGATGGAGTAACACTAGCAAACTTGGAGATTCTTCAAAATGGAACCAACGGATCAGCAGAAGGAACATTGTTAGAGAAATTAGACACATGCTTCACACCATTTGGTAAACGGCTCTTGAAACAGTGGCTTTGTTCACCTCTGTGTAATCCCTCCTCCATTAATGATCGCCTTACTGCAGTGGAAGATCTTATGGCCATTCCAGAAAAGGTCTCAGAAATTAATGAGCTTTTGAAAAAACTCCCTGATCTTGAAAGGCTGCTAAGTAAAATTCATAGTATAGGTTCTTCACTTAAAAGCCAGAACCATCCAGACAGTAGAGCGGTCATGTATGAGGAAACAACTTACAGTAAAAAGAAAATTGCAGATTTCTTATCCACCCTAGAAGGATTTAAGGTGATGCGTGAAGTCATTAATATCATGGATGATGCTCTTGGTGATTTCAAGTCCAATATACTTAGGCAAGTTGTTGGgcttaaaaataaaacatccaAGGGACTCTTTCCTGACTTATCAGCAGAGCTAAAAAGGTGGGACACCTCCTTTGATCACGAGAAAGCCCGAAAGACTGGGGTAATCACTCCTAAAGCTGGCTTTGATTCAGACTATGATGAAGCTTTGAAGGATATAAAAGCAGCTGAACAGAACTTGAATGAGTATTTGGAGAAGCAACGGAAAAGGTTAGGCTGCAAAAGTATAGTTTATTGGGGAACTGCTAAGAATCGCTATCAGATGGAAATACCAGAGAGTTTTACTGAACGCAATTTGCCAGAAGAGTTTGAATTAAAATCTACAAAGAAAGGATACAAGCGGTATTGGACAAAGACCATTGAAAGATTATTTGGAGACCTTGTGAATGCCGAAGAGAGGCGAGATGCTGCCCTCAAAGACTGTATGAGACGTCTGTTTTATAATTTTGATGTAAACTACAAAGAATGGCAAACTGCAGTAGAGTGCTTCGCTGTACTAG ATGTCCTCCTGTCTTTGTCCCAGTACAGTAAAGGTGGAGATGGACCAGTATGTAGACCTATTATTTTGTTGCCTGATGACACATCTCCTTTCCTGGAGCTAAGGGGCTCTAGGCACCCCTGCATTACAAAGACTTTTTTTGGGGATGATTTTATCCCGAATGATATTGTAATTGGCTGCAGGGATGAAGAAGACTCTGATAACAGTGAGGCTCACTGTGTGCTTGTAACTGGGCCAAATATGGGGGGCAAGTCAACCCTGTTGAGACAG GCTGGACTGCTAGTCGTCATGTCACAGTTAGGATGTTATGTTCCTGCGGAGATATGTCGGCTGACTCCTGTTGACAGAGTGTTCACAAGACTGGGAGCATCAGACAGAATAATGTCAG GTGAAAGCACATTCTTTGTGGAGCTCAGTGAAACATCCAGTATTCTGCAGCATGCAACTGAACATTCCCTTGTACTTCTCGATGAACTTG GAAGAGGTACGGCTACGTTTGATGGGACTGCTATTGCAAGTGCAGTGGTTAAAGAGCTTTCTGAAAGTGTTAAATGCCGTACTTTGTTTTCAACTCACTATCATACTCTAGTGGATGATTATTCCTACACCCCATCTGTGCGCCTTGGACATATG gcTTGCATGGTTGAAAATGAGTGTGAAGATCCGAGCCAGGAGAACATTACTTTCCTCTACAAGTTCATTGGGGGAGCATGCCCTAAAAGTTATGGATTCAATGCAGCGAGGCTTGCAAATATTCCTGATGAGATCATTAAGGCAGGACACAAGAAAGCAAAAGAATTTGAAAGAGTTACAGTTTCCCTGAAGCTATTCAG AGAGATCTACCTTCTACTGGAAAAACCTTTCAATGGCCCGGCTTTACATAAACTGCTGGAGCGAATATaa